CCGGGTCCAGGCCCTGGCGCTCGAACTCGTCCAGCAGCGTCAGCATGTACGACGGGGTCACCATGATGACCTCGGGCCGGAAGTCGGTGATGATCTGCACCTGCCGGGCGGTCATGCCGCCGGACGCGGGGATCGCGGTGCAGCCCAGCTTCTCCACCCCGTAGTGCGCGCCGAGCCCGCCGGTGAACAGGCCGTAGCCGTAGGCCACGTGCACCTTGTGCCCCGGCCGCCCGCCCGCCGCGTAGATCGAGCGGGCCATCACGGTCGCCCAGGTGTCGATGTCGGCTTCGGTGTACCCGACCACGGTCGGCTTGCCGGTGGTGCCGCTGGAGGCGTGGATGCGGCGCACCTGCTCCTGCGGCACCGCGAACATCCCGAACGGGTAGTTGTCCCGCAGGTCGTGCTTGGTGGTGCAGGGGAACTTCGCCAGGTCCGACAGCTCGCGGCAGTCGTCCGGGTGCACCCCGGCCTCGTCGAACTTGCGGCGGTAGAACGGCACGTTCTCGTAGGCGTGCCGCAACGTCCACTGCAGACGTTCCAGCTGGGTGGCGCGCAGCTCGTCGACGCTCATCCGCTCGGCGGCGGTCAGGTCGTCCGGCGCGGGCGCGGTGCCGAGGCGCTTCGCCTGGGGCACGTCGCTGTGCATGGTCGTCATGGGGGCCGGCTCCTCAGTTCTTCCCGATCGTGCGGCTGCGGCCGCGGAATTCGGCGATCACTTCGCGCCCGGCGCCGGTCTCGCGGTGCACCGTGACGTCGTAGATGCCGTTGCGCCCGTAACGCGTGCGTTCCTCGGCCGTGGCGACCAGCCGGTCGCCGAGGCGGGCGCTGGCGACGAACGAGATCTCGGCGCCCGCCGCGACCGTCACCGGGCCGTGGCTGTTGCACGCGCAGGCGAACGTCGTGTCGGCCAGCAGGAAGATGTACCCGCCGTGGGCGATCGCGTGCCCGTTCACCATCTGCTCGGTGACCGTCATGCGGGCGACCGCCCGGCCACCGTCGGCTTCGACGAGTTCGATGCCGAGCGACTTCGACGCGACGTCGTCGGCGAACATCGCCTGCGCGGCTTGGGACACGGCAGCACTGCCTTCCGTCGTTACTGACCGAATGGACGGTTAATAATGTGCGTCCGGCCTCGGCACTGTCAAGACCCTTGGAACACCGGCTTCGACTTGCCCAGGAAGGCCTCGACGGCTCCGCGGTGGTCGTCGGTGAGCCCGAGTCGCGCCTGTGCTTCGCCTTCCAGGCGCAGGACTTCCGGCAGCGGCGCGCCCCAGGACGCGGCCAGCGCGCGCTTGGCCTCCGCGTAGGCGCGCGTGGGG
The window above is part of the Amycolatopsis thermoflava N1165 genome. Proteins encoded here:
- the paaI gene encoding hydroxyphenylacetyl-CoA thioesterase PaaI — its product is MFADDVASKSLGIELVEADGGRAVARMTVTEQMVNGHAIAHGGYIFLLADTTFACACNSHGPVTVAAGAEISFVASARLGDRLVATAEERTRYGRNGIYDVTVHRETGAGREVIAEFRGRSRTIGKN